A stretch of Spirosoma oryzicola DNA encodes these proteins:
- a CDS encoding hybrid sensor histidine kinase/response regulator transcription factor: protein MWTYFIRSNANIWFSLIGILVTHFRLLGQPLPPQWDRLSLADGLSQSYVTCMIQDRLGFMWFGTAEGLNRYDGLQFKSWFHQANNPNSISNNLIDALLEDQHGHIWLGTEDGLTCYLPEQDTFVRYYHQPNNPNSLSHNKVWALLEDRQGFIWIGTTNGLNRFDPVRKRFTRYPFQEHNPNGISSPKIRSLYQDLQGLIWIGTYGGGLNVLNPGTNQFTVYRHKATNPQSLSHDIVTNMYEDRQGRFWVATYGGGLNLMDRRKGTFKAFRNQAGNPNSLSHDAVYTLLEDKQGQFWVGTDGGGLNLMDRSKEVFTRYLPMPTDRHSLSSPVIKTIFQDRQQNLWLGTWQGGINIRYAARQPFRVYKSDRYASAGMRTELITAFLEDEAGHIWIDVDGNSLSRFDPKTNQFTYYPNVSGLKQYPFTNILDPQGKLWQLTRTSPWRHWLDDKTGLIKSCQPTSNDLLNQQIDKVLKDWQNNWWMVGQRGVVRFDYRQRCYQTFRHEPANPYSLAKGNISTIFEDQQHRVWLGVANGIDLFDSVTHRFSHYPFDRTGQYGGAIGITQDNRGLIWVTSGDGELFRLDPNQGQQAKLTHSTSLGQSAMGVLTDAQNRIWITTRKGLLCYDTRQSSLNQYDHRDGLQSDEFLIGSLLKARNGLFYVGGISGFNVFDPLQIQKNPYQPPVVLTDFQLANQAVPIRNSAGDTLPEKSPLPLAVPYVNQLELAHNQNDFSFGFAALNYYLPQKNRFRFRLNGYDTHWRETNSTQPVASYTNIDPGNYSFEVQAANNDGLWNKQSLLLPILIHRPWWASYWAYGLYGLLVVGLSLLAIRRYRRRLTQKQLAQQQAYEDEQGRVMTALKSHFFDNITHEFRTPLTLILTPTQQLKEKLYDPTQEVQNHRRLDTIDRSAHQLLSLVNQLLDLSKLEAKALPVEESTGDLVLFVQTIVDSFRTQAEVRSIQLNFDSAGMQPAYWFDSTKLERILVNLLANALKFTNAGGTVLTQLTPLDDGVQIIVSDTGIGIAPEELPRIFERFYRVTNVRPDKLSKDRQREGSGIGLALVYELVQLQKGKIEVQSQEREGTTFQVTLPYRPVAAALSATTAVDPAPLHKATEETPVVLVVEDNAELRQLIAESLPAHYRVLQALNGQVGFEQAVEQIPDLIISDVLMPVMDGYTLVRHLKNDWRTSHIPVLLLTAKTAPASRLTGLSLGADDYLTKPFQIEELQWRVHNRLQQAQQLRNRFKASLTQPDQETSIPGSAPIDPFLESVYALVEQHLDDSTFGAEALAATLEQSRMSVYRKLKALTGLSASECIRGYRLKRACVYLQQGMSVTETAYQVGFESPAYFTKCFRETYQLTPTEFARSNTPLS, encoded by the coding sequence ATGTGGACTTACTTTATTCGGAGTAACGCCAATATATGGTTTTCGCTGATTGGCATCTTGGTTACCCATTTTCGCTTACTAGGTCAACCGCTACCCCCTCAATGGGACCGTCTGTCGCTGGCCGATGGGTTATCCCAGTCTTACGTGACCTGCATGATTCAGGACCGGCTGGGCTTTATGTGGTTTGGCACGGCAGAAGGGCTAAACCGCTACGACGGCCTGCAATTTAAATCCTGGTTTCATCAGGCCAACAATCCCAATAGCATTAGTAATAACCTAATTGATGCTTTGCTGGAAGACCAGCACGGGCACATCTGGCTAGGAACCGAAGACGGACTCACGTGTTACCTCCCGGAGCAGGACACCTTTGTGCGCTACTACCACCAGCCCAATAACCCCAATAGCCTCAGCCACAATAAAGTATGGGCGTTGTTAGAGGACCGACAGGGTTTTATCTGGATCGGAACGACAAACGGGCTCAATCGGTTCGATCCTGTGCGGAAGCGGTTTACACGTTATCCCTTTCAAGAACACAACCCCAACGGAATCAGCAGTCCTAAAATCCGTTCGTTGTATCAGGATCTGCAGGGATTGATCTGGATTGGCACTTACGGCGGTGGCCTAAACGTCCTGAATCCAGGCACGAACCAGTTCACGGTTTATCGCCACAAAGCCACGAATCCGCAAAGCCTGAGCCACGATATCGTTACCAATATGTACGAAGATCGCCAGGGGCGGTTCTGGGTGGCTACTTACGGGGGTGGGCTCAATCTGATGGACCGCCGAAAAGGAACCTTCAAAGCGTTCAGAAACCAGGCTGGCAACCCCAATAGCCTGAGCCACGACGCGGTGTACACCCTCCTGGAAGATAAACAGGGGCAGTTCTGGGTAGGTACGGATGGGGGTGGTCTGAACTTGATGGACCGCTCGAAAGAGGTATTCACCCGCTATTTGCCAATGCCTACGGATCGGCATAGTTTGTCCTCACCGGTCATCAAAACGATTTTTCAGGACCGCCAGCAGAATCTCTGGCTAGGCACCTGGCAAGGAGGAATCAACATTCGCTATGCCGCCCGCCAGCCGTTTCGGGTCTACAAGTCGGACCGCTATGCTTCTGCCGGTATGCGCACCGAATTGATAACCGCCTTTCTGGAAGACGAAGCGGGCCACATCTGGATAGACGTCGATGGTAACAGTCTGAGCCGATTCGATCCGAAAACGAATCAATTTACCTACTACCCGAACGTATCTGGCCTTAAGCAATATCCATTTACGAACATATTGGACCCCCAGGGCAAACTATGGCAGCTAACCCGGACAAGTCCCTGGCGTCACTGGCTAGACGACAAAACTGGCCTTATAAAAAGCTGTCAGCCAACTAGTAACGACTTACTGAACCAGCAAATTGATAAAGTCCTGAAAGACTGGCAAAACAACTGGTGGATGGTTGGTCAACGGGGGGTGGTCCGCTTTGATTACAGGCAGCGCTGTTATCAAACCTTCCGCCATGAACCAGCGAATCCGTATAGCCTGGCTAAAGGCAACATTTCAACCATCTTCGAAGATCAACAACACCGGGTTTGGTTGGGCGTTGCGAATGGCATCGATCTGTTTGATTCCGTTACGCACCGGTTTTCCCACTACCCTTTTGACCGAACCGGACAGTACGGAGGAGCGATTGGTATTACCCAGGACAATCGCGGCCTGATCTGGGTAACCTCAGGGGACGGGGAGCTGTTTCGGTTAGATCCTAATCAAGGGCAACAGGCTAAATTAACGCATTCGACTTCACTGGGACAAAGCGCAATGGGCGTCCTGACCGACGCTCAGAACCGGATCTGGATAACAACCCGGAAGGGTCTACTGTGCTACGACACCAGGCAATCTTCACTCAACCAGTATGACCACCGGGATGGTTTGCAAAGCGACGAGTTCTTGATAGGCTCTCTGCTGAAAGCGCGAAATGGATTATTTTACGTGGGCGGAATCAGTGGCTTTAATGTATTTGACCCGTTACAGATCCAGAAAAACCCTTACCAGCCACCGGTAGTGCTGACGGATTTTCAACTGGCCAATCAAGCCGTCCCAATCCGGAACAGCGCGGGTGACACGCTTCCCGAAAAAAGTCCGTTGCCGCTGGCTGTTCCCTACGTAAACCAACTGGAGCTTGCCCATAATCAGAATGATTTTTCGTTTGGCTTTGCGGCCCTCAATTACTACCTGCCTCAGAAAAATCGGTTTCGCTTTCGGCTTAATGGCTATGACACACACTGGCGGGAAACCAACAGTACTCAGCCAGTAGCTTCTTATACGAACATTGACCCAGGTAATTATAGCTTCGAAGTCCAGGCGGCTAATAACGATGGACTCTGGAATAAGCAGAGCCTTTTACTACCGATTCTTATTCACCGCCCCTGGTGGGCCAGTTACTGGGCGTACGGGCTATATGGACTACTGGTCGTTGGACTCAGTCTACTGGCCATTCGTCGTTATCGGCGCCGGTTGACGCAAAAACAGCTTGCCCAGCAGCAAGCCTACGAGGACGAACAAGGACGAGTGATGACGGCCTTAAAAAGTCATTTCTTTGATAACATAACACATGAGTTTCGTACGCCCTTGACCCTGATTCTCACCCCTACCCAGCAGTTAAAGGAGAAATTATACGATCCGACTCAGGAAGTACAAAATCATCGTCGGCTGGATACGATTGATCGCAGTGCGCACCAACTGTTGAGTCTGGTCAATCAACTGCTGGATCTTTCGAAACTGGAAGCCAAAGCCTTACCGGTGGAAGAATCGACAGGCGATCTGGTTTTGTTTGTCCAGACAATCGTTGACTCATTTCGCACGCAGGCCGAAGTCCGGTCCATTCAGCTGAATTTTGATTCGGCCGGAATGCAGCCTGCCTATTGGTTCGACTCAACCAAACTTGAGCGTATTTTGGTCAACCTGCTGGCAAATGCGCTCAAGTTTACCAACGCAGGCGGAACGGTTTTGACCCAGCTTACGCCCCTTGACGACGGCGTACAAATCATCGTGTCCGATACCGGTATTGGCATAGCACCCGAAGAGTTACCCCGCATCTTTGAACGCTTCTACCGGGTGACCAACGTCCGTCCGGACAAGCTTTCCAAAGATCGGCAGCGAGAAGGCAGCGGGATCGGGCTGGCACTGGTGTATGAATTGGTGCAGCTGCAAAAAGGTAAAATTGAGGTACAAAGCCAGGAACGGGAAGGCACTACTTTTCAGGTAACGCTTCCCTACCGACCAGTGGCGGCTGCTCTTTCTGCGACAACAGCAGTCGATCCAGCACCGCTCCATAAAGCTACGGAAGAAACCCCTGTCGTGCTGGTGGTTGAAGACAACGCTGAACTGCGACAATTGATCGCTGAGAGTTTACCGGCTCACTACAGGGTATTGCAGGCCCTAAATGGGCAGGTCGGTTTTGAGCAGGCCGTTGAGCAAATCCCTGATTTAATCATAAGCGATGTACTGATGCCGGTCATGGATGGTTATACGCTGGTCAGGCATCTAAAAAACGATTGGCGTACCAGTCATATTCCGGTGCTACTTTTAACGGCTAAGACAGCGCCAGCCAGCCGCCTGACAGGGTTGAGCCTTGGCGCTGACGATTATCTTACCAAACCGTTTCAGATCGAAGAGTTGCAATGGCGGGTACATAATCGACTTCAGCAAGCTCAGCAACTGCGTAACAGGTTTAAAGCAAGCCTGACTCAGCCGGACCAGGAAACTTCTATTCCCGGCTCTGCCCCCATAGACCCCTTCCTGGAATCGGTATACGCGCTAGTGGAGCAACACCTCGACGATTCAACGTTTGGAGCGGAAGCCCTGGCCGCTACCCTGGAACAGAGTCGTATGAGCGTATACCGCAAGCTTAAGGCACTGACAGGGCTGTCGGCGAGTGAATGCATACGCGGTTACCGGTTAAAACGTGCCTGCGTTTATTTGCAGCAGGGTATGTCGGTTACCGAAACCGCTTATCAAGTAGGCTTTGAGAGTCCGGCCTACTTCACCAAGTGCTTTCGGGAAACCTATCAGCTGACTCCTACCGAGTTCGCCCGATCCAATACGCCTTTGTCGTAA
- a CDS encoding glycosyltransferase family 2 protein, whose translation MVHAFNEVTVLITNYNRSLSLENLLKSFQALNCQFAAIIVTDDGSQPLHLDRIKKLQQKFSFELLTSPRNMGAGYNMNKGQRAVKTPYTLFVEDDFEAGAQFPAALRESLAQMNKRSELDIVRFYAYFRYPYLKPYSTMFSEMVFSPLAINYRKVHYYSDHPHLRRSSFLDKFGPFDETTPPDQTEYRMCISFLQNKGKGLFYEDHTGLFYHNNSAEPSTIQRSGWQNSSGALMRFARVIYRQLKHNYDIHFMNVGRRHVLAHNG comes from the coding sequence ATGGTTCACGCATTCAACGAGGTAACGGTATTAATCACCAACTACAATCGAAGCCTTTCGCTGGAAAATCTGCTCAAGAGTTTTCAGGCGCTTAACTGCCAGTTCGCAGCTATTATCGTAACGGACGATGGTAGTCAGCCTCTTCACCTGGATCGAATCAAGAAGCTACAACAGAAATTCTCTTTCGAGTTGCTTACCTCCCCCCGTAACATGGGTGCTGGTTATAACATGAATAAGGGCCAGCGGGCGGTAAAGACGCCGTATACCCTGTTTGTTGAAGATGATTTTGAAGCAGGTGCCCAATTCCCAGCCGCGCTTCGCGAGTCGTTAGCGCAAATGAATAAACGTTCCGAGCTGGATATTGTACGCTTTTATGCCTACTTCCGCTATCCTTACCTGAAGCCTTATTCCACTATGTTTTCGGAAATGGTCTTTTCACCCTTGGCTATCAACTACCGGAAAGTGCATTATTACAGTGACCATCCTCACCTGCGCCGTAGCTCCTTTCTGGATAAATTTGGCCCTTTTGACGAAACAACTCCACCAGACCAAACGGAGTACAGAATGTGCATCTCCTTTCTGCAAAACAAAGGTAAAGGGCTCTTCTACGAGGACCATACGGGGTTATTTTATCACAACAATTCGGCAGAACCCAGTACGATTCAGCGGAGCGGGTGGCAAAATAGCAGCGGTGCTTTAATGCGATTTGCGCGGGTAATCTACCGACAGCTTAAACACAACTACGATATACACTTTATGAATGTTGGACGTCGTCATGTTCTGGCGCACAACGGCTAA